In Vreelandella piezotolerans, one genomic interval encodes:
- a CDS encoding LysR family transcriptional regulator gives MELRHLRYFCVVAEELNFTSAAERLHMSQPPLSRQIKQLEQEVGTELFERSSRGLQLTPSGIFFQQHAIQILEKVDVTVEATRHMARHKRQLFGIGFVPSVFYGQLPTLVRDLRQMDNVELSLAELTTVQQIQALKAGRIDMGFGRIRIDDPDVEQDILFEEPIIAALPSGHPLEGTTPSCEELARYPLILFPAKPRPSLADMVLGIFRRRGLKVQVFQEANEVQTALSLVASGIGITLVPEQVKRVQRDGITYVYLADSSITSPVICSRRRGEKPSHVMQTANAILDVLVDNRRSGRYP, from the coding sequence ATGGAGCTACGCCATCTTAGATACTTCTGCGTGGTTGCCGAAGAGCTAAACTTCACGTCTGCCGCAGAGCGGCTCCATATGTCGCAACCTCCGCTTTCTCGTCAGATCAAGCAGTTGGAGCAAGAGGTAGGCACGGAACTGTTCGAGCGCAGTTCACGAGGCCTACAGCTCACCCCATCAGGCATTTTCTTTCAACAACACGCCATACAAATATTAGAAAAAGTCGATGTTACGGTGGAGGCTACTCGCCATATGGCGCGCCATAAACGTCAGCTATTTGGGATTGGCTTTGTGCCTTCGGTTTTCTATGGGCAGTTGCCCACGCTCGTGCGTGATTTAAGACAAATGGACAATGTCGAGCTATCGTTAGCGGAGCTGACGACGGTGCAGCAAATTCAGGCTTTGAAAGCCGGGCGGATCGATATGGGGTTTGGCCGTATCAGAATCGACGACCCCGATGTGGAGCAGGACATTCTTTTCGAGGAGCCCATTATCGCGGCGTTACCCAGCGGCCACCCGCTCGAAGGAACGACCCCCAGCTGTGAAGAGCTTGCCCGCTACCCCCTCATTCTCTTTCCCGCCAAACCACGCCCGAGCTTAGCCGACATGGTACTTGGCATTTTTCGTAGGCGAGGCTTGAAGGTTCAGGTCTTTCAAGAAGCGAACGAGGTGCAAACGGCACTCAGCCTCGTCGCTTCTGGCATTGGCATCACGCTCGTACCGGAACAAGTCAAGCGTGTGCAGCGAGATGGCATCACCTATGTCTATTTAGCGGATAGCAGTATCACTTCCCCCGTTATCTGTAGCCGTCGCCGTGGTGAAAAGCCATCTCACGTCATGCAAACGGCCAATGCCATTTTGGATGTGCTAGTCGATAACCGACGCTCGGGACGGTATCCGTAG
- a CDS encoding benzoate/H(+) symporter BenE family transporter — protein MQLHKDWSVSAITAGFVAVLVSYSGPLAIFFQAAQSADISSTMMTSWVWAISMGAAISGILLSMWLKVPVVTAWSAPGTALLVTLFPELSLNEAVGAYLTAAILLFVIGITGSFDRIIQLIPPGIASAMMAGILFQFGVGIFESLRNVPTLVIGMMIAYLVFKRLTPRYSLICLLLVGVVLAVLLEGASLEGVGVQLAQPQFIQPDWTWKATLSLAIPLVLVSLTGQFLPGMAILRTSGYTTPAKPIVTVASVTSLLTAFFGGITTVIAAITAAICTSKEAHEDPDKRYVAGVANGVFYLVGGLFAGTIVALFTSLPNAFVAVLAGLALMGAISSNISAFAAEKSHLEASVLTFVATASGVSFLGLGSAFWGVVVGGLAYNLLHRRFAPLNNDTQ, from the coding sequence ATGCAATTACACAAAGACTGGTCGGTGTCTGCGATCACCGCAGGCTTCGTGGCCGTGCTGGTCTCGTACTCTGGACCGCTGGCCATCTTTTTTCAGGCCGCTCAGAGTGCTGACATCTCGAGCACGATGATGACCTCCTGGGTCTGGGCCATCTCCATGGGGGCCGCCATCTCGGGGATTTTGCTGAGCATGTGGTTGAAGGTGCCGGTGGTGACCGCGTGGTCGGCGCCGGGAACCGCCCTGTTGGTGACGCTTTTTCCAGAGCTGTCGCTCAACGAAGCGGTGGGCGCTTACCTGACGGCCGCCATCCTGTTATTCGTGATCGGCATCACCGGATCGTTCGATCGTATCATCCAGCTGATTCCTCCCGGCATTGCCAGTGCCATGATGGCCGGCATCTTGTTCCAATTCGGCGTCGGCATCTTCGAGTCGTTGCGCAATGTGCCGACGTTGGTGATTGGAATGATGATCGCTTATCTGGTTTTCAAACGTCTGACGCCGCGCTACAGCTTGATTTGCCTATTGTTGGTCGGTGTCGTGTTGGCGGTTCTCTTGGAGGGAGCCAGCCTCGAGGGTGTCGGCGTTCAGTTGGCGCAGCCGCAGTTCATCCAGCCCGATTGGACATGGAAGGCGACCTTGAGCTTGGCGATACCGCTGGTACTCGTCAGCCTGACGGGCCAGTTCCTACCGGGCATGGCGATATTGCGTACCTCGGGCTACACGACGCCTGCCAAGCCCATTGTCACGGTGGCCAGCGTAACGTCGCTGCTGACAGCCTTTTTTGGCGGCATCACGACGGTGATCGCGGCCATTACCGCCGCAATCTGCACCAGCAAAGAAGCGCATGAAGATCCGGACAAGCGCTACGTTGCCGGCGTGGCCAACGGTGTGTTCTATCTCGTGGGCGGTCTGTTTGCAGGCACCATCGTGGCGCTATTTACTTCGCTGCCGAATGCCTTCGTGGCGGTACTGGCGGGACTGGCGTTGATGGGGGCGATAAGCAGCAACATCAGCGCGTTCGCCGCCGAGAAGAGCCACTTGGAAGCCTCGGTGTTGACCTTCGTCGCCACGGCATCCGGGGTGAGCTTTTTGGGGCTCGGGTCGGCTTTCTGGGGCGTGGTCGTTGGCGGACTGGCGTACAACCTACTGCACCGGCGCTTTGCGCCACTGAACAATGACACGCAATAA
- a CDS encoding tripartite tricarboxylate transporter TctB family protein, with amino-acid sequence MRIAADRMLGIALIGLAAFIAVQAMQLKTTFSYEPVGPKAFPIVLAIVLALLALVMIFRPGPNGEWPHKTLALRLLLVLALLLAYAVLFTQLGFIVSSLLAVTALARLFGASWVKALTTGVLMAVVGYFLFTTALGISLPTGYWFASFL; translated from the coding sequence ATGAGAATCGCCGCCGACCGAATGCTGGGTATTGCGCTCATCGGTCTGGCGGCGTTCATCGCCGTCCAGGCCATGCAGCTAAAAACCACCTTTAGCTACGAACCCGTGGGTCCCAAGGCCTTTCCGATCGTGCTCGCCATCGTGTTGGCACTGCTCGCCTTGGTCATGATCTTTAGGCCGGGCCCGAATGGGGAATGGCCCCATAAAACGTTGGCCCTTCGGCTACTCCTGGTACTGGCGCTGCTGTTGGCCTATGCCGTGCTGTTCACGCAACTGGGATTCATCGTCTCATCGCTACTGGCGGTCACGGCGCTGGCAAGGCTATTCGGTGCCTCTTGGGTGAAAGCACTGACGACCGGCGTCCTCATGGCGGTGGTCGGTTATTTTCTGTTCACTACGGCCCTCGGGATCAGCTTGCCCACCGGCTACTGGTTCGCCTCCTTTCTTTAA
- a CDS encoding branched-chain amino acid ABC transporter permease, with product MLHRYPKRVAYLMLVLTALVATFPLWGEAVFGNQANFMLEKLTLMLILALFAMSLDLLVGIVGLVSLGHALFFGLGAYTLALASPDFSPASMWWMLPLVIGVSACVGLIVGLLVIRTKGIFFIMTTLAFGQMLYYFISTSQFAGGTDGVFIMFRPSLAVGDTLLVDLDDPYSFFYFCLATLLAGYLFLRWLTRSYFGQVLDGIHDNEHRMQALGYATSGYKLIAFVIAGVMASIAGMLAAMQYGFANPAQLGWHTSGEVLMMLILGGIGTIFGPILGAFAYEILLFVYEHATTHWPILMGLTIIVAVLVLPRGVAGLMIAPPWARKRRTTANDAPEKATVSAQPVTQSKVD from the coding sequence ATGTTACATAGATATCCCAAGCGCGTTGCCTACCTCATGTTGGTACTGACGGCGCTAGTGGCAACCTTTCCGCTGTGGGGCGAGGCGGTCTTCGGCAATCAGGCCAATTTCATGCTGGAGAAGCTGACCTTGATGCTGATTCTCGCGCTGTTTGCCATGAGCCTCGATTTGCTCGTGGGCATCGTGGGTCTGGTGAGCCTGGGGCACGCGCTCTTTTTCGGGTTAGGCGCCTATACGCTTGCCCTCGCCAGCCCTGACTTTAGCCCAGCCTCCATGTGGTGGATGCTGCCTCTGGTGATCGGCGTGTCGGCCTGTGTTGGGCTCATCGTCGGCCTCTTGGTCATTCGCACCAAAGGTATCTTCTTCATCATGACGACGCTGGCGTTCGGTCAGATGCTTTACTACTTCATTAGCACGTCTCAGTTCGCGGGGGGCACCGATGGTGTCTTCATCATGTTCCGCCCCAGCTTGGCCGTGGGCGATACCCTGCTAGTCGATTTGGATGACCCTTACAGTTTCTTCTACTTCTGCCTGGCAACGCTGTTGGCGGGGTACCTCTTTCTGCGCTGGCTGACCCGCTCCTACTTCGGTCAGGTGCTGGACGGCATTCATGATAACGAGCACCGCATGCAGGCCCTGGGCTATGCCACCAGTGGTTACAAGCTGATCGCTTTCGTGATTGCCGGGGTGATGGCTTCGATTGCCGGCATGCTGGCGGCGATGCAGTACGGCTTCGCCAATCCAGCCCAGCTCGGCTGGCACACGTCCGGCGAGGTACTGATGATGCTGATTCTGGGCGGCATAGGCACCATCTTTGGCCCCATTCTAGGTGCCTTCGCGTATGAAATACTGCTGTTCGTCTATGAGCATGCCACGACACATTGGCCCATTTTGATGGGGCTGACCATCATCGTGGCAGTGTTGGTGCTGCCGCGCGGTGTGGCAGGCCTGATGATCGCGCCTCCCTGGGCACGCAAACGCCGCACGACAGCCAATGACGCGCCGGAAAAGGCGACCGTCTCCGCCCAGCCCGTGACACAGAGTAAGGTGGACTAG
- a CDS encoding sensor histidine kinase, which produces MTQVVGSLKARLAIWLLVMVSGLGALLLMEAYGASQRAAERAFDSQLAAAALTVADAIQWEGRDPVVSIPLAALQILATAHQERVFYTVLDHDGRRISYNLDIVIPEADQAAAADAPIWRDTTQAGTRWRLHGREYDSAGWDIQDPVQIWVGHTTEGRRVLTHELFERAILRFVAMVLLAALLMLLAMRVALTPMRQLRHRLRQRQADDMRPLDMQVPEELREMVEALDTLFSRQRKSRDNLLRFTADASHQLKTPLAGLQSTSELALQSHAPDVWYQALVDVHEGAQRTSRLAGQLLSLARLRHMEEAEESQPLDLGALLRDSVLEWAQRDMAAQHDLGLAELPSEPMVVQGQAWALRELLGNLIDNALRYTPPGSEITLGLYANDDGLVLYIDDNGPGVDAEVRHRLRQPFERGGRQDTHGSGLGLAIVDNIAQRHAATLEIKERLPQGLRIEVHFQPSVQPLEELA; this is translated from the coding sequence GTGACCCAGGTCGTAGGTTCGTTGAAGGCGCGTTTGGCGATTTGGCTGCTGGTCATGGTCTCGGGGCTAGGGGCACTGCTCTTGATGGAGGCCTATGGCGCCTCTCAGCGTGCCGCCGAACGCGCTTTCGATAGCCAGCTGGCCGCCGCCGCGCTGACGGTGGCCGATGCGATTCAGTGGGAAGGCCGCGACCCTGTCGTCAGCATTCCCCTCGCTGCGCTGCAGATTCTCGCCACCGCCCATCAGGAGCGGGTTTTCTACACCGTGCTCGATCACGATGGGCGACGCATTTCGTATAACCTCGACATCGTCATTCCCGAGGCCGATCAGGCCGCGGCAGCGGACGCCCCGATTTGGCGGGACACGACCCAGGCTGGCACGCGGTGGCGGCTGCATGGGCGTGAATACGACTCGGCTGGCTGGGACATTCAGGACCCGGTACAGATATGGGTCGGTCATACGACCGAAGGTCGACGCGTCTTGACCCATGAACTCTTCGAGCGCGCGATCCTCCGCTTCGTCGCCATGGTGCTGCTGGCCGCTCTCTTGATGCTGCTGGCGATGCGCGTGGCGCTAACCCCGATGCGCCAGCTACGCCATCGTCTGCGCCAACGTCAGGCCGACGACATGCGCCCCCTCGATATGCAGGTTCCGGAAGAGCTGCGCGAGATGGTCGAGGCATTGGATACTCTGTTCAGCCGACAGCGCAAGAGTCGCGACAATTTACTCCGCTTTACGGCCGACGCCAGCCATCAGCTCAAAACGCCGCTGGCCGGCCTACAAAGCACCAGCGAACTGGCGCTGCAGAGTCATGCTCCCGACGTGTGGTATCAGGCGCTTGTCGATGTCCACGAGGGTGCCCAGCGTACCAGCCGTCTAGCCGGACAGCTGCTCAGCCTGGCGCGACTTCGTCACATGGAGGAGGCAGAAGAGAGTCAGCCGCTCGACCTGGGGGCGCTGCTCCGCGACAGCGTGCTCGAGTGGGCCCAGCGCGACATGGCGGCTCAGCATGATCTTGGGCTCGCAGAGCTGCCTAGTGAGCCGATGGTCGTGCAGGGGCAAGCCTGGGCGCTGCGCGAACTGCTGGGTAATCTCATCGATAACGCGCTGCGCTATACGCCGCCGGGCAGCGAAATCACGCTAGGCCTTTACGCCAACGACGATGGGCTCGTGCTGTACATCGACGACAATGGCCCTGGGGTGGACGCCGAGGTTCGCCATCGACTGCGGCAACCCTTCGAGCGCGGCGGACGCCAGGATACTCACGGCTCGGGATTGGGCCTTGCCATTGTGGATAACATTGCACAGCGCCACGCGGCCACGCTCGAGATCAAAGAGCGCCTCCCCCAAGGGCTACGCATCGAGGTGCACTTTCAACCGTCAGTTCAACCGTTAGAGGAGCTAGCGTGA
- a CDS encoding universal stress protein: MMKTIVVAIDDSEGAVTSIEFGRRLASQLGVEMKAVSVVLEQADVSSRSALLKARLKAQRVDDMALEVIAHHSVKDYLGALANREEVGVCMMAHGRRPVPEMLIGSVTAGVVRRSRRPVFLCGPRYSGRAHQHVDVLAVCVDGSALSEKMLPHAAELAKRLGARLQLLQVLDTPTFNKPTSLAPADVSESAYLSGLARRVGKDQALEVDWEVLHGDPAASIVSYLADSHHTMLAMTTHGRSGLSQVVAGSVSHEVVHEAPCPVVVLRP, encoded by the coding sequence ATGATGAAGACGATCGTCGTGGCTATTGATGACAGTGAAGGAGCGGTGACCTCCATCGAATTTGGTCGACGCCTCGCGTCGCAGCTGGGCGTAGAGATGAAGGCCGTCTCCGTGGTGCTCGAACAAGCAGACGTCAGTTCACGTTCGGCGCTGCTAAAAGCACGCCTCAAGGCGCAACGTGTCGACGATATGGCGCTGGAAGTGATTGCTCATCACAGCGTCAAGGACTACCTGGGAGCGCTGGCCAATCGGGAGGAGGTGGGGGTATGCATGATGGCTCATGGACGTCGCCCGGTGCCGGAAATGCTGATCGGAAGCGTGACGGCTGGCGTGGTTCGGCGTTCTCGACGGCCCGTTTTTTTATGCGGACCACGTTATAGTGGTCGCGCTCACCAGCACGTCGATGTATTGGCGGTATGTGTCGATGGGTCTGCACTCTCTGAAAAAATGCTGCCCCATGCGGCCGAACTAGCCAAACGATTAGGCGCGCGCTTACAGCTGCTACAAGTACTCGATACCCCAACGTTCAACAAACCGACATCGTTGGCCCCCGCCGATGTCTCGGAGTCGGCGTATTTATCGGGGTTGGCGCGCCGCGTTGGAAAAGACCAAGCACTGGAGGTTGACTGGGAGGTGCTTCATGGCGACCCAGCGGCGTCTATCGTGAGCTACCTAGCAGATAGTCACCATACCATGCTGGCGATGACGACCCATGGCCGCAGCGGCCTTTCTCAGGTAGTGGCAGGCAGCGTCAGTCACGAGGTCGTTCATGAAGCGCCGTGCCCGGTCGTCGTGCTCCGTCCCTAG
- a CDS encoding universal stress protein, which produces MYTKILVPIDGSVHSQHALSVACKLSEQNSTKVYVLHIPEVVGNTTKLIWGVGVLASDATSEHLASAGEALLEEAETFAKAKGIRNIETMIEQGRPVDIILEVSRREGVDVIVMGSRGLSDLGGMVAGSVSHKVGHLAQCGVITVS; this is translated from the coding sequence ATGTATACCAAGATTTTGGTGCCTATCGATGGTTCTGTACACTCACAGCATGCGCTGTCCGTGGCGTGCAAATTGTCAGAGCAAAACAGTACGAAGGTTTACGTGCTGCATATTCCTGAGGTGGTTGGTAACACTACCAAGCTGATCTGGGGTGTCGGCGTGCTTGCAAGTGATGCAACGTCCGAACACTTGGCGTCAGCGGGCGAGGCACTGCTTGAAGAAGCCGAAACGTTTGCTAAAGCGAAAGGCATCCGCAATATCGAGACAATGATCGAACAAGGCAGGCCTGTCGATATCATATTGGAAGTATCAAGGCGCGAAGGCGTCGACGTGATCGTGATGGGTAGTCGCGGACTCAGTGATTTAGGCGGTATGGTCGCGGGAAGCGTATCGCATAAGGTAGGGCACTTGGCACAATGTGGCGTTATTACAGTTAGTTGA
- a CDS encoding ABC transporter ATP-binding protein, translating into MTTDATVTPLIEARGLHAYYGESHVLHGVDVTLMPGETLSLLGRNGMGKTTTLKSILGFVPPRRGDVYIKGVSTAKRRPWQLMRQGIGYVPEGRGIFPGISVREHLIMAARPNERGETPWTMERVLDTFPRLGQRMNHDGALLSGGEQQMLSIGRALTTNPDLMILDEATEGLAPLIRDEIWNIIRTIKATGISTIIVDKNIDNLLEVAEKHLLLVKGEVKYSGDSQGLRNNPGLLETHLGVA; encoded by the coding sequence ATGACCACAGACGCAACCGTGACTCCCCTCATCGAAGCCCGCGGGCTGCACGCCTACTATGGCGAAAGCCATGTGTTGCACGGCGTCGATGTGACCCTAATGCCCGGAGAGACGCTCAGTTTGTTAGGGCGTAACGGCATGGGAAAAACCACCACGTTGAAGTCGATCCTCGGTTTTGTGCCACCACGCCGTGGGGACGTTTATATCAAGGGCGTGTCGACCGCGAAACGACGCCCATGGCAGTTGATGCGTCAGGGAATCGGCTACGTACCCGAAGGGCGTGGCATCTTTCCTGGGATCAGCGTGCGTGAGCATCTCATTATGGCGGCGCGCCCCAATGAGCGGGGAGAGACCCCCTGGACCATGGAACGCGTGCTGGACACGTTTCCGCGCCTGGGGCAACGCATGAACCATGATGGCGCGCTGCTGTCGGGCGGGGAGCAGCAGATGCTCTCGATTGGTCGAGCGCTGACGACGAACCCCGATCTGATGATCCTCGATGAAGCCACCGAAGGCTTGGCGCCGCTGATACGCGATGAAATCTGGAACATCATTCGCACTATCAAGGCCACGGGCATCTCGACGATCATCGTCGATAAAAACATCGATAACCTGCTGGAAGTGGCTGAGAAGCACTTGCTGTTAGTGAAAGGGGAAGTGAAGTACAGCGGTGATTCACAGGGGCTCAGGAATAACCCAGGACTGTTGGAAACGCACCTGGGCGTTGCGTAA
- a CDS encoding Bug family tripartite tricarboxylate transporter substrate binding protein, whose amino-acid sequence MKLNATLRHTSRLALMSSALLMGQAHAQAIPDATECIAPAKPGGGYDLTCRLAANGLQETALISRPMMVSYMPGGIGAVAYNHVNGVRTDDPGLIVAASTGAAVNLALGKFGEYDADEVRWLGALGVDYGAIVVSADAPWQNLGDLMADLKENPNEIAFGAGGTVGSQDWMKAALIAKSGDMSPRDLRYVAFEGGGEALAALLGNHIQVFTGDLSELRSQLEGGTIRVLAALSEERMEGPYAEIPTAAEQGYDVEWPIWRGYYMGPEVSDEAYQAWVERMQQLAEDPVFAELREARGLFPMARFGDDFDRYVQEQVAEFQGLAAEVGLTQ is encoded by the coding sequence ATGAAGCTCAACGCTACGCTACGCCACACCTCTCGTCTCGCCCTGATGAGTAGTGCACTGCTGATGGGCCAGGCACACGCTCAAGCCATCCCCGACGCGACCGAGTGTATCGCGCCTGCCAAACCCGGCGGTGGATACGATTTGACGTGTCGCTTGGCGGCGAACGGCCTGCAAGAGACGGCCTTGATCAGTCGTCCCATGATGGTGAGCTACATGCCCGGCGGCATCGGGGCGGTGGCGTATAACCATGTCAACGGCGTGCGCACGGATGACCCCGGTCTTATCGTGGCGGCCAGCACCGGTGCGGCGGTGAACCTGGCGCTGGGCAAGTTTGGCGAGTACGACGCCGATGAAGTGCGCTGGCTAGGGGCCTTGGGCGTTGATTACGGCGCGATCGTCGTCAGCGCCGATGCGCCGTGGCAGAACCTTGGCGACCTCATGGCGGACCTGAAAGAGAACCCGAACGAGATTGCTTTCGGTGCCGGTGGCACCGTGGGTAGCCAGGACTGGATGAAGGCAGCGCTGATTGCGAAATCCGGCGACATGTCGCCCAGAGACCTGCGCTACGTGGCCTTCGAGGGCGGTGGTGAGGCGCTGGCCGCCTTGTTAGGTAACCATATTCAGGTGTTCACCGGTGACCTGTCCGAACTGAGGTCACAGCTCGAGGGCGGCACCATCCGCGTGTTGGCGGCGCTCTCCGAAGAGCGTATGGAAGGCCCCTATGCAGAGATTCCGACCGCTGCCGAACAGGGCTATGACGTGGAGTGGCCCATCTGGCGGGGGTACTACATGGGGCCAGAGGTCAGTGACGAAGCGTACCAGGCGTGGGTGGAGCGCATGCAGCAACTGGCGGAAGACCCGGTCTTCGCCGAGCTGCGTGAGGCGCGAGGTTTGTTCCCCATGGCGCGGTTCGGTGACGACTTCGATCGCTACGTCCAAGAGCAGGTCGCTGAGTTCCAAGGTTTAGCCGCAGAAGTAGGTCTGACCCAATGA
- a CDS encoding ABC transporter ATP-binding protein produces the protein MSDDIVLATQGLTRRFGGLVAVNDVDFDVKAHEIHAILGPNGAGKSTLINLLSGEIPPSEGQVLYRQKAIQGKSARQIARLGIGRSHQKTNIFPRLSCLQNCELAARIHMGGVLGSWRSRHTAQQVSERAQEVLETCQLNHRAHTTASDMSYGEQRQLQIAMVLATAPSLMLLDEPMAGMGREETAQVTELLASLTDRYTLVLIEHDMDSVFRLANRITVMVDGCVLESGPTEQIRTSDKVRDVYLGRHDEGVTA, from the coding sequence ATGAGTGATGACATCGTATTAGCCACCCAGGGCTTGACGCGTCGTTTTGGTGGCCTCGTTGCCGTCAATGACGTGGACTTTGATGTGAAAGCCCACGAAATACATGCAATTTTGGGCCCCAACGGCGCCGGCAAAAGCACCTTGATCAATTTGCTCTCCGGTGAGATCCCCCCGTCGGAAGGCCAGGTGCTCTATCGACAAAAAGCGATTCAAGGCAAAAGTGCTCGCCAAATTGCACGCTTGGGCATTGGGCGCAGCCATCAGAAAACCAATATTTTTCCACGCCTTAGCTGCTTGCAGAATTGTGAGCTAGCGGCACGCATCCATATGGGCGGCGTGTTGGGCAGCTGGCGTTCCCGTCACACGGCGCAGCAGGTGAGCGAGCGCGCCCAAGAGGTGCTGGAAACCTGTCAGCTGAACCACCGGGCGCACACGACCGCCTCGGACATGAGTTACGGCGAGCAGCGCCAGCTTCAGATCGCCATGGTGCTGGCTACGGCACCCTCCTTGATGCTGCTGGACGAACCGATGGCCGGCATGGGGCGTGAAGAGACGGCGCAGGTCACGGAGCTGCTCGCCAGTTTGACCGACCGCTACACCCTAGTGTTGATCGAGCACGATATGGATTCGGTTTTCCGCTTGGCCAATCGCATCACGGTCATGGTCGATGGCTGTGTCCTAGAAAGCGGCCCGACGGAGCAGATACGTACCAGCGACAAGGTGCGCGATGTCTACTTGGGACGTCACGACGAAGGAGTAACCGCATGA
- a CDS encoding ABC transporter substrate-binding protein — MQRVWVVALLIGGSLASLPSLAVTPLVVEAALDRQVVAPLLATFEQAHPGIELSYRDRSTLEVDRLVVAADPPPDVVISSAMPWQMNRINQGYAQRLDSELANEWPEWAKWRNEVFGFTFEPIVMAYRLDLARHMLPPHTHADLQRLLETQRDTLQGRVTTYSPSESGIGYTLFQQDARYTERFWDLVTALGANDAHLAPNTRTMLEGLSEGRYWLGYNLLGSYAMVWAQEHPEVIVQVPQDYALVVMRTGFIHRDAPNPRAAQAFMNFLLSRDGQRVLAAQTPLFSVRPDIIGPYTAQRLRDQVGDRLYPIPLNASVLAFVDPQRRQAFMARWAREFDRSWREGDQ, encoded by the coding sequence ATGCAGCGTGTATGGGTAGTGGCGTTACTGATAGGGGGCTCGCTCGCGTCCTTGCCCAGCCTGGCCGTCACGCCACTCGTGGTCGAAGCCGCCTTGGATCGGCAGGTGGTCGCACCGCTGCTGGCCACTTTCGAGCAGGCCCACCCGGGCATCGAGCTGAGCTACCGTGACAGGAGCACCTTGGAAGTGGACCGCTTAGTCGTGGCGGCCGACCCGCCGCCCGATGTGGTGATCAGCTCCGCCATGCCTTGGCAGATGAACCGCATCAATCAAGGCTACGCCCAACGGCTGGACTCCGAGCTGGCCAACGAGTGGCCCGAATGGGCGAAATGGCGTAATGAGGTGTTTGGGTTTACCTTCGAGCCGATCGTCATGGCCTACCGGCTCGATCTAGCGCGCCATATGCTGCCGCCGCACACCCATGCGGATTTACAGCGCCTACTGGAGACCCAGCGCGATACGTTGCAAGGCAGGGTCACCACCTATTCGCCGTCCGAGAGCGGGATCGGCTACACGCTCTTTCAGCAAGATGCGCGCTATACCGAGCGATTTTGGGACCTGGTCACCGCGCTTGGCGCAAACGATGCGCACCTCGCTCCCAATACCCGAACGATGCTCGAAGGGCTATCGGAAGGACGCTACTGGCTGGGCTATAACCTGCTGGGTTCCTACGCCATGGTGTGGGCCCAAGAGCATCCCGAAGTGATCGTTCAGGTTCCCCAGGATTACGCCTTGGTGGTAATGCGCACCGGCTTCATCCACCGTGATGCGCCCAACCCTCGCGCCGCCCAAGCCTTCATGAACTTTCTGCTCAGCCGTGATGGCCAGCGGGTGCTCGCAGCACAAACCCCGCTGTTCAGCGTCCGCCCCGACATCATAGGACCCTATACGGCGCAGCGCCTTCGCGACCAAGTCGGCGACCGCCTCTACCCCATTCCGCTCAACGCCTCGGTGCTGGCTTTCGTCGATCCCCAACGCCGCCAAGCGTTCATGGCGCGCTGGGCGCGTGAGTTCGACCGCTCTTGGCGTGAGGGGGATCAGTGA
- a CDS encoding response regulator, which produces MRLIIVEDDPMIARSLDHALSPLGNSVDAFSRLKDARAALRHDRFDLLLLDLGLPDGNGLELLSELRERGDKTPVLILTARDGIEDRVKGLDLGADDYLAKPFSLAELEARVRALLRRSQQRSDNRLMLGPLCLDPMAGTATLDGVTLALPRRERRLLEGLLLHAGSIAPREMLESRVFSFGDVGSNALEVYVSRLRKRLQGSGLHIRTFRGLGYRLEEAPT; this is translated from the coding sequence ATGCGCCTAATCATCGTCGAAGACGATCCGATGATCGCCCGCTCGCTGGATCACGCGTTATCCCCGCTGGGCAATAGCGTCGACGCCTTCTCACGGCTAAAGGATGCACGTGCGGCGCTCCGCCATGACCGCTTCGATCTCCTGCTGCTCGATTTGGGCCTGCCCGATGGCAACGGGCTAGAGCTGCTGAGCGAGTTACGTGAACGTGGCGATAAAACCCCCGTACTGATCCTGACGGCCAGAGATGGCATCGAAGATCGCGTCAAGGGGCTCGATCTAGGCGCCGACGACTACCTGGCCAAGCCGTTTTCATTGGCGGAGCTCGAAGCGCGCGTACGCGCACTGCTGCGCCGCAGCCAGCAGCGCAGCGATAATCGTCTGATGCTAGGACCGCTGTGCCTCGACCCAATGGCGGGCACGGCCACACTCGACGGGGTCACGCTTGCCCTGCCCCGCCGCGAGCGACGCCTGCTCGAAGGGCTCTTGCTGCACGCTGGCAGTATTGCCCCACGGGAGATGCTGGAAAGTCGCGTGTTCAGCTTTGGTGATGTCGGCTCTAATGCACTGGAGGTGTACGTTAGCCGGTTACGTAAGCGCCTTCAGGGCAGCGGTTTGCACATCCGCACGTTTCGTGGCCTCGGCTATCGGCTCGAGGAAGCGCCGACGTGA